In Fusarium falciforme chromosome 9, complete sequence, the sequence ATATTGATGGACTTTGGACTTCGCAAGCGAGGAGGGCTTGAGCACGTCGATAGTACCATCGACCCGCCATTGTGGCATCGTAATCTTGGGCAAAGTTCCCTTGCTCACCACGGGGTAGTTTTGAAGTACCGTACTGCATGCACATGGCAATGACTATATCCACGAGTGCGGAAGGTCTCCTCGAGTTCCCGGGCGGTACGTTGGTGTAGAGTGATTGGTAGTGACTGTTGAAGGATGCCTCGTCCAATACGGAGTACAAGGTGGCGTGATAGCTTTGCCAGAATAGGCTGATGAAGTAGCCCTCCTGAATAGGGCTGAGATATACAGCCGAGTTGTTGATCTCAGTAAGCGGCGCTAGGAGGCGCGAAGAATCGTCTGGTGGATTAGGTTGACCAAGTAACTCGAGGTTACTCGCAAGGTGAACCAGCATGTTATCGGCTTGAGCATTTAGGAATGTGCCGAGGCGATGAGTAAAGTAGTAGAGAGAAGAGGGTCCAAACCATGCCCCATGAGGTGAACGCGCCGGTCGAATATGAATGCCATCCCAGTATTTGGTCTTCGCCGGTGATTGGGTCTCAGTGCTTTGGGGTGGCGTCGTGAATGGCGGCGGTGCTACTTCTCTCCGAGTTTCCGAGCTTGAGACTCTCGCACCGCGTTCTCGCTGTAGTTCATTCTCCAACTCTTTAACTTTCGTTTTCAACCGTTCAATCTCATTGATTGCCTGAGGAAGTGATGACGGCTTGCTGGTGCCTGTGTTGCTGCACGGTTTACCACGCGTTCGACAGTTGAGACAGGGTACGCTGTCGTCGCATTTGATGCGATGAATACGGCATGTATCACAAGCTCTGCTGACTTGTTTTCGTTTCCGCCTTAGTCCGAAGCTTTCAGGAGTCGGTGGTGTTGAAAGGGCTGAGTGGCTATGGCTGGCGGTCGTTGCTGGTGTTGCCATTGCCATCTCGCCTGAGCCGGAAGTAATTTGAAATAAATGAGGTAATGCAATAACGATTGATTCGCGCTAATGAAATGAACTTAGAGACGCTGTTGCAGACTGAATAGGTATCAGTAAGATGGAGAATAATAACGTCAGTGGTGAGCTGACGGAAAACCTGGGTTGAAATTGGTAATCGAATTAGCTTCATGGATGACGCAACACGTGACCCTGGAGGTTGAGCCATCTTTGGGGCCAATAGCAGTGCACACCAGCATTAAAGTTTCGATGGGACGCATAGAAGTCTCGAGTTAGGTATTTGTCTGTCTCGTACTAATACTGAGTGAATGGTTTAATGGGTAATCAGGGCAATGGCATGCGATACGCGAGCTAGAAACTCATTATTTAGGTTTCGTTGGCGCCTATAGCTTGAGATTAACATAAGAATCTCTCAGTTATGCAGCTTATCCAAGAGTCATATGCAAGGACTGTGAACAAAAATCTAGGCCATGGGGTGTCAGTACAGAATTATTACGGGTTATTCTCGAGCCCGAGTTTTAACCTAAGTGAACCAGAGTCGATTTTGAATAGCGAACAGTATTCTTTGACTGCACTATTTGCGACTTCCTGAGTCTTCAGGGTAGGTTGTTTGCCTCTGTTATCTCCCCGCCCCGTATTCTCACAACCAACCTCCTGTGACCCATCACGTGCATTAGGCGTCTCAGGTTGATCAAATGACCCAGTTTAATAGCTGCTAGCCGAAAGATTAGCTCCTCGGATTACCAGAGTTAGAAGTTGTACCCTCGGATGCGCAAACTACGTGGGGGCTGAGTTCGGGTTCCGGGCCGCAAATCCTGCTGCTAAATTAACCGTCGGTCGTCTTTACCCCGCGGGAAGAGAAGGCAGCGAGATCTCAATCTTTTTTGGTTCGACACTAACATTCAACAGAAACAAAGAGTTCTCAGATCATGTCGCCAGAAAACAAGAATTCAAACCCGGATCCAAATGCATTTCCTACGAGACAGCTTCTAGTTCTTGGTAGGCTCCATATTTGCCATTAACGCCGCCTCTCTTCCCGCGCTGTCCGCTAACTGCATGTCTCTCAGCAATATGCCGTTTCTCAGAGCCCATCGCCTTCAACTCGATCCTGGCGTACACATTCGTCATGGTGAAAGATCTAGGCATATCTGACAAGGATGCCTCTTTCTACGCAGGACTTCTAGTATCCGCTTATGCCGTCGCCGAGGCGTTGACGTCGATGGGTTGGGGACTCTTGTCGGACCACATTGGCCGCAAGCCAGTCGTGCTGCTTGGCCTTGTAGGCGTCGGCATTTCGAGTCTCATTTTTGGCCTAGCTAAGCAGTATTGGGTTGCGCTATTGGCACGATTCATTGGCGGGGCGCTGAATGGCAACGTCTCGGTTATGCAGACCATGGTAGCCGAGATGGTTAAGCTGCCAGAGCATGAACGTGGGTGCCCTTACCGAGACCGGAGGCTTGGTCGATGCTAACTATTCTTCAGCAAAAGCATATGCAGTGCAGCCCTTCGTATGGACTTTAGGCGGCATCATCGGCTCTGCCATGGGAGGATTCCTGGCACAGCCTGCGATATTCTACCCGTCACTTTTCCCTACCGACGGGTTGTTCGGCCGTTACCCGTATCTGCTACCCAACCTCGTTTCTGTTGCGGTCGTTGCTATTGCTGTGATCCAGGGTCTCTTTTTCCTAGAAGAGACCAATGTCAAGCCTAGCAAGGAGATCAACAGCAGTGATCAGCACGACCAAAACGAGCAATCTACCGCCGTGGCTGACGACGATGTCGAGCCAAATGAGGAAACCACCCTTCTTCGTCGACCTTTGAGGCGTACTAGCGTTCCTCGCAGAGCTGTCTCAACTTCAGTCAGTCGCTCTCGGCCGCAATTCGCGGAGTCAAGTCTCCCACTCCCCGTCGAGCATGACTTTATCGACTTGCGTCGCTCCTCCTTCGGCACTGTTCACTCCATTAGGCTACCCGAGGAGCTGCGTCCTCCTTCCACCGAGCCACCAGCCTATGAGGGAAAAACGTTCAACTTTACCGTTATGATGCTCATCCTGGCTCTATTGATATTCTCATATCACCAGATGGCCGCTGGTAGCCTGCTCGCCACATATCTCCTGGATGAGCCGGAAGTACCCTCAGGCAGGTTCGACTGGCGTGGTGGGCTCGGCTACACGGTGCATGATGTTGGCACATACCTCGCTGTTAATGGTGCTTTGGGCTTGCTTATCCAGGCTGTCATTTTCCCTCTGTTTGTCGAACGAGTTGGTGTCTGGCATTCGTTCCTCTGGATGATTGTGCTATACCCCCTGACATACACTTTTATGCCCTTCCTGTCAGCCCTCCATGAACCGTTGGTCTCGGGAGGTATCTATCTTTCGCTGTTCATGCAGAGTTTCTGTGGTATGATAGCGATGCCTGTTACTCTCATTCTGCTCAAGGATGCTACCCCTTCTCCTCAGGTGCTGGGCAGAGTCAACGGCCTCGCCATGTCTGGTGCATGCTTGGCGCGAACGATAGCTCCACCCCTCGCTGGAGTTATATACAGTGTCGCGGGCTCGGTCATAGCTTGGGCCAGCTGTATAGGAGTGGCCCTGTTGGGTGTGCTACAGCTCCTATGGGTTCCAAGAAGCCGTATCCGCAGGGATGAAGTCATTGTGGACAATGGTCTCACGAAGCATCTTACCAATGATTCTCGTTCCGGTGCGGCTGGAGGTCATGACGGTACCGATAGGGCTTGAGAGCATTGAATGGTGCATTAATATTAACAATAGCACATTGGCACCCGAGAAGCATGGGATGCTCAAGCGTGGTTGCATATCGGAGCGAGTGTCGAAGTCAAAGAATTGATGTTGCGAATGAACGAGGAAGAGAACGCCGGGTGGAGTTTCAGAAGTGAAACAAGGGAGTCTAATCATATAAAACGATCATTATGCATCTAGGAGTTTTTGTTATTCTACATTTTCAACACGGCTGCTGTTAGAATGCCCGAATCTATTAGCTAGATATCACCCAAGACAGACCAATCTCATTAATGAACCCCTGCAAAGCGTTTTTGACGAAGTACCGTTCTGTGAGAGTACCTTGTTAAGTAGGCAGGTAAGCTATGAGCTATGGGTTTCTGATTGATGATTGCCTCCTATGGATCAGCTACTCTGGTGTTCTGTACGCCCACTTCGTCTCTACCTCTCGATGCCTCTGAACCGACAGCAGGCATAGATTTCCCAGAAGCAAAAGTGATAGAAGAGTAAAAGAAAGGTTACAGATGCTCTATCCTATAGATACTGACTATCAAATGTGAAAAATAAAACGCGGCCCGAGGGGC encodes:
- a CDS encoding MFS domain-containing protein: MSPENKNSNPDPNAFPTRQLLVLAICRFSEPIAFNSILAYTFVMVKDLGISDKDASFYAGLLVSAYAVAEALTSMGWGLLSDHIGRKPVVLLGLVGVGISSLIFGLAKQYWVALLARFIGGALNGNVSVMQTMVAEMVKLPEHEPKAYAVQPFVWTLGGIIGSAMGGFLAQPAIFYPSLFPTDGLFGRYPYLLPNLVSVAVVAIAVIQGLFFLEETNVKPSKEINSSDQHDQNEQSTAVADDDVEPNEETTLLRRPLRRTSVPRRAVSTSVSRSRPQFAESSLPLPVEHDFIDLRRSSFGTVHSIRLPEELRPPSTEPPAYEGKTFNFTVMMLILALLIFSYHQMAAGSLLATYLLDEPEVPSGRFDWRGGLGYTVHDVGTYLAVNGALGLLIQAVIFPLFVERVGVWHSFLWMIVLYPLTYTFMPFLSALHEPLVSGGIYLSLFMQSFCGMIAMPVTLILLKDATPSPQVLGRVNGLAMSGACLARTIAPPLAGVIYSVAGSVIAWASCIGVALLGVLQLLWVPRSRIRRDEVIVDNGLTKHLTNDSRSGAAGGHDGTDRA